From Kamptonema formosum PCC 6407, a single genomic window includes:
- the queA gene encoding tRNA preQ1(34) S-adenosylmethionine ribosyltransferase-isomerase QueA — MTEINSSLDLKLEAYNYVLPPERIAQNPVVPRDSSRLLVVDSPHSHQHSIFRELPNFLKRGDLLVLNNTRVLPARLKGRKPNGYPVEALLMEERERNCWLALVKPGKRLKPGARIEFDPLNGEIPNGDRLSATVLERDEATGGRLLQFEVPVGMSLVQLLPEYGHIPLPPYIKNSQALGEQYQTIYAEKLGAIAAPTAGLHFTDELLKGLQEKGIEQAFVTLHVGVGTFRPVEVEDLTTHQMHREWVEVPAITVDKIRQTQANGGRIIAVGTTAVRALEGAAAAAQKQNLPSLQAFCGHTDLFIYPGYRWQVVEGLITNFHLPQSSLLMLVSAMIGRQRLFELYEEAIAHQYRFYSFGDAMLILPEVNC, encoded by the coding sequence ATGACAGAAATTAATTCCTCATTAGACTTGAAATTAGAGGCTTACAACTACGTACTACCTCCCGAACGGATTGCCCAAAATCCAGTTGTACCAAGGGATAGCTCCCGTTTATTGGTAGTGGATTCTCCCCATAGCCACCAGCATTCTATTTTTCGGGAGTTGCCAAACTTTCTCAAGCGGGGAGATTTACTGGTTCTCAATAATACCCGCGTGCTCCCAGCTAGGCTCAAAGGTCGTAAACCTAATGGCTACCCGGTGGAAGCTTTGCTAATGGAAGAGCGAGAACGCAATTGCTGGCTGGCTTTGGTTAAACCGGGAAAACGCTTGAAACCAGGTGCTAGGATCGAGTTTGACCCACTCAATGGGGAAATTCCTAATGGCGATCGCTTGAGTGCGACGGTTCTAGAAAGGGATGAGGCTACTGGGGGGCGGCTGTTGCAGTTTGAAGTGCCTGTGGGAATGTCTCTGGTGCAGTTGTTGCCGGAATATGGTCACATACCGTTACCGCCTTATATTAAGAATTCTCAGGCTTTAGGGGAACAGTATCAGACGATTTATGCTGAGAAATTGGGGGCGATCGCAGCGCCGACTGCTGGGCTACACTTTACTGATGAATTACTTAAGGGATTACAGGAGAAGGGCATTGAGCAAGCTTTTGTGACGCTGCACGTTGGGGTGGGGACTTTTCGACCGGTGGAAGTAGAGGATCTTACTACTCATCAGATGCACAGAGAATGGGTGGAAGTACCCGCGATAACGGTAGACAAAATTCGCCAGACTCAGGCAAATGGCGGCCGAATTATTGCGGTGGGTACGACGGCGGTAAGGGCTCTGGAGGGGGCCGCAGCGGCGGCCCAAAAGCAAAATTTGCCGTCGCTACAAGCTTTTTGCGGACATACGGATTTATTTATTTATCCCGGTTATCGGTGGCAAGTGGTTGAGGGGCTAATTACAAATTTTCACTTACCGCAATCTAGTTTGCTGATGCTGGTCAGTGCGATGATTGGCAGGCAGCGGTTGTTTGAGTTGTATGAGGAGGCGATCGCGCATCAATATCGTTTTTATTCTTTTGGCGATGCGATGTTGATTTTACCAGAAGTTAATTGTTAA
- a CDS encoding AAA family ATPase, producing MITSLKLLNFKPFAELSLDFKKLTLFSGLNSTGKSSVMQSLLLLRQSYQQGLLPEKGLALNGDLVKIGTAKDALFEGAEEELIGFDIVWENNSKGVWRFKYDKEVDVLNIDSEPVSSEVYKSNLFGNNFHYLQAERIGPRSFNEMSDYQVRQLGQLGIKGEYAAHFLAINGRKVIPNNSLSYPEIKSKTQREKEQSTAKSMDLIDQVEAWMGEVSPGTRLKIDTKSDVDLMSFQYSYGDSNPYRATNVGFGISYTLPIIVAALTSTPGTIILIENPEAHLHPKGQVKMGQLLALAASGGVQVVIETHSDHVLNGIRLAVHGGKLAPKDVRLHYFQRQNKEGQAVTDVVSPKIDRNGRIDRWPDGFFDEWDNSLEILLEPAVEGE from the coding sequence ATGATTACTTCGCTGAAGTTGCTAAATTTTAAACCTTTTGCAGAGCTGTCATTGGACTTCAAAAAACTCACGTTATTTTCCGGTTTAAACAGCACTGGCAAATCTTCTGTTATGCAATCACTCCTGCTGTTACGACAATCTTATCAACAGGGTTTACTCCCAGAAAAAGGGTTGGCACTTAATGGGGACTTAGTTAAGATTGGGACTGCTAAAGATGCACTGTTTGAAGGAGCAGAAGAGGAATTAATTGGTTTTGATATTGTTTGGGAAAACAACAGCAAGGGGGTATGGCGTTTCAAATATGACAAAGAGGTAGATGTGTTGAATATTGACTCGGAACCAGTTAGCTCAGAAGTGTATAAATCGAATCTTTTTGGTAATAATTTTCACTACCTTCAGGCAGAGCGGATCGGGCCGCGTTCATTTAATGAAATGTCGGATTACCAAGTACGACAACTTGGTCAATTGGGTATCAAAGGTGAGTATGCTGCTCATTTTCTGGCTATTAATGGACGGAAAGTTATTCCTAATAACAGTCTCAGTTATCCAGAGATAAAATCAAAGACTCAAAGAGAAAAAGAACAATCTACTGCAAAATCAATGGATTTAATCGACCAAGTTGAGGCGTGGATGGGAGAAGTAAGTCCCGGTACGCGCCTCAAAATTGACACAAAATCTGATGTTGATTTAATGAGTTTTCAATATTCCTATGGAGATAGCAATCCTTACCGTGCAACTAATGTGGGATTTGGAATTAGCTATACTTTACCGATTATTGTAGCGGCACTTACATCAACACCTGGTACAATAATTTTAATTGAAAATCCTGAAGCGCATCTCCATCCTAAAGGACAAGTTAAGATGGGTCAATTATTAGCTTTAGCTGCTAGTGGTGGCGTTCAAGTTGTGATAGAAACTCACAGCGATCATGTTTTAAATGGGATTCGCCTTGCGGTTCACGGAGGCAAACTTGCCCCCAAAGATGTTCGTTTGCATTACTTCCAGCGTCAAAATAAAGAAGGACAAGCTGTGACGGATGTAGTATCTCCTAAAATCGATAGAAACGGACGAATTGATCGCTGGCCGGATGGTTTTTTTGATGAGTGGGATAATAGCTTGGAGATTTTGTTAGAACCTGCGGTGGAAGGAGAATAA
- a CDS encoding DUF262 domain-containing protein: MVNQPELEQQVSNQDSIDELSLNQEEDNNDELYEKDKLIYDPDEINISTREPTIEQLLRRIDEEALDLAPDFQRHANIWKDEAKSRLIESILIRIPLPAFYIDATDEDKWLVVDGLQRLSALKQFMSDKKLKLCGLEYLTNFEGKTYDEIERRYQRRIQETQVTVYLIEKGTPPEVKYNIFKRINTGGLPMSPQELRHALNPGKATKFLAQLATSDEFLKVTNLSKLRKMRMDDREFILGFLAFRLTSYKDYHSEKRNLFLSKALSKVNNMSEWELQEIKNDFKKAMVAAWEIFGKYAFRKISQNQTKMFPINKALFEVWSVNLSLLSNEEIDIVKQHKEQLIEKFRSHVDRDRDFNASISQAAEKIEYRFRIIEKIIHEVLA, from the coding sequence ATGGTAAATCAGCCAGAACTAGAACAGCAAGTATCCAACCAAGATTCGATTGATGAGTTAAGTCTTAATCAAGAAGAAGATAACAATGATGAACTTTATGAAAAAGACAAATTGATATATGATCCTGATGAAATTAATATTTCCACCAGAGAACCAACTATTGAGCAACTCCTAAGAAGAATCGATGAGGAAGCTCTTGATTTAGCACCCGACTTTCAGCGCCATGCAAATATCTGGAAAGATGAGGCTAAAAGCAGACTGATTGAGTCGATTTTGATTCGGATTCCATTACCAGCTTTTTATATAGATGCAACGGATGAAGATAAGTGGTTAGTTGTGGATGGATTGCAGCGCTTATCTGCTCTCAAGCAATTTATGAGCGATAAAAAACTTAAGTTATGTGGACTAGAATACTTAACCAATTTTGAAGGCAAAACTTATGATGAAATAGAACGCCGATACCAACGTCGGATTCAAGAAACTCAAGTTACAGTTTATTTGATTGAAAAAGGTACGCCTCCTGAAGTTAAATATAATATTTTCAAACGTATTAATACAGGTGGACTGCCGATGTCTCCTCAAGAACTACGCCATGCTCTTAACCCCGGTAAGGCAACAAAGTTTTTAGCTCAACTTGCGACATCTGATGAATTCCTGAAAGTTACTAATTTGAGTAAGTTACGTAAAATGCGAATGGACGATCGGGAATTCATACTCGGTTTTTTAGCTTTTAGGCTTACATCTTATAAAGATTATCACTCTGAGAAAAGAAATTTGTTTTTGAGTAAAGCATTATCGAAAGTTAATAATATGTCCGAATGGGAATTACAAGAAATTAAAAATGATTTTAAAAAAGCGATGGTTGCAGCATGGGAAATATTTGGAAAATATGCCTTCCGTAAAATATCCCAAAATCAGACAAAAATGTTTCCAATTAATAAAGCATTGTTTGAGGTTTGGTCAGTTAATCTCAGTTTACTTAGCAACGAGGAAATTGATATAGTGAAGCAGCACAAGGAGCAATTGATTGAAAAATTTAGAAGTCATGTAGATCGCGATCGAGATTTTAATGCTTCTATCTCTCAGGCAGCGGAAAAAATCGAGTACAGATTTAGGATAATTGAAAAAATAATTCATGAGGTTTTGGCATGA
- a CDS encoding carotenoid oxygenase family protein: MILNQVSTKKAWAKAIINPAKEFPSTQLQVLSGKIPEGLRGTLYRNGPGRLERGGDRAGHWFDGDGAILAVHFREPNATALYRYVQTAGYQAETAAGKFLYSNYGMTAPGPLWQRWGKPVKNAANTSVLALPDKLLALWEGANPHALDLENLETRGLDNLGGLDDGLPYSAHCKRDPDTGYIFNFGISAGAQGKLNLYKSDPTGKIVQKTTFLLDGIPAIHDFVMAGPYLVFFVSPLRLNPWPLLAGLSCYSESFEWKPQLGTQILVFDRETLSLVSRGETDSCFQWHFANGWVDSTGSIIIDFARYPDFVTNQYLKEVASGQTKTFAKATLWQVRLEPQTAKVQQAEEVLNRHCEFPIVSPSEVGQLSRYTYLSVQREGVDISQEMFGAIARFDSHTGTLTCADFGENRYPSEPIYAPDPSDRDRGWILTLVYDGNSDTSEVWIFDSAGIAGEPVCRLALPSVVPMGFHGTWKPAI; this comes from the coding sequence ATGATTCTTAATCAAGTCTCAACAAAAAAAGCCTGGGCAAAAGCCATTATCAATCCCGCCAAAGAGTTTCCCTCGACTCAGTTACAAGTCCTCAGCGGTAAAATCCCAGAAGGATTGCGCGGTACTTTGTATCGCAATGGCCCTGGAAGATTGGAACGGGGGGGCGATCGCGCGGGACATTGGTTTGATGGTGACGGGGCAATTCTGGCTGTACATTTTCGCGAACCCAACGCAACCGCCCTCTACCGTTACGTCCAAACTGCCGGATATCAAGCCGAAACAGCAGCCGGCAAATTTCTTTACAGCAACTACGGGATGACTGCACCCGGCCCTCTGTGGCAACGATGGGGCAAACCAGTCAAAAATGCCGCTAACACTTCTGTACTCGCCCTTCCAGATAAACTCTTAGCTTTGTGGGAAGGCGCGAACCCCCACGCCCTCGACCTCGAAAACTTGGAAACTAGGGGACTGGACAATCTTGGCGGCCTTGATGATGGGCTTCCCTATTCTGCCCATTGCAAACGAGATCCCGATACTGGCTATATTTTTAACTTTGGCATTAGCGCTGGTGCCCAGGGTAAGCTCAATCTTTATAAAAGCGACCCTACGGGCAAAATCGTCCAAAAAACAACTTTTCTCCTAGATGGCATTCCGGCGATTCACGATTTTGTCATGGCTGGGCCTTATTTAGTGTTTTTCGTCTCACCCCTGCGCCTCAATCCCTGGCCGCTGTTGGCTGGATTAAGCTGCTACAGCGAATCCTTTGAGTGGAAACCCCAGTTAGGTACGCAAATTTTAGTGTTCGATCGCGAAACTCTCTCCCTAGTAAGTCGCGGTGAAACCGATTCTTGCTTTCAATGGCATTTCGCTAACGGTTGGGTAGACTCAACTGGTTCAATAATTATCGATTTTGCCCGTTATCCCGACTTTGTAACCAACCAATATCTTAAGGAAGTCGCCAGCGGACAAACCAAAACTTTTGCTAAAGCGACTCTCTGGCAAGTACGCCTGGAACCGCAAACCGCCAAAGTGCAGCAGGCGGAGGAAGTTTTGAACAGACATTGCGAGTTTCCGATTGTGTCCCCGTCGGAAGTGGGTCAACTGTCCCGCTACACTTATCTATCGGTACAACGGGAAGGCGTGGATATTAGTCAAGAAATGTTCGGCGCGATCGCCCGTTTTGACTCTCACACCGGCACCCTTACCTGCGCTGACTTCGGTGAAAACCGTTATCCTAGCGAACCCATCTACGCGCCAGATCCCAGCGATCGCGATCGCGGTTGGATTTTAACTCTTGTCTACGATGGCAATTCTGACACCAGCGAAGTCTGGATCTTTGACAGTGCAGGCATTGCAGGCGAACCAGTTTGTAGATTGGCATTGCCCAGCGTCGTGCCTATGGGCTTTCACGGGACTTGGAAACCCGCAATCTGA